One region of Parambassis ranga chromosome 21, fParRan2.1, whole genome shotgun sequence genomic DNA includes:
- the desma gene encoding desmin a, which yields MSKSYSSSAQTASSYRRTFGSGIGSTPMSSLFSSSLGGGRSASSHMSSRVYEVKSSSIPSYSGFRVSSGAGGAGFGSSTALRSYGGEKLDFNLADAMNQDFLNTRTNEKAELQHLNDRFASYIEKVRFLEQQNAALTVEIEQLRGREGPGRVAEMYEEEMRDLRRQIEAISNQRARVEVERDNLADDLQKLKLRLQEEIHQKEEAENNLSAFRADVDNATLARLDLERRIESLQEEIAFLKKIHEEEIRELQSQMQDTQVQIQMDMSKPDLTAALRDIRMQYEAIAAKNIAEAEDWYKSKVSDLNQAVTKNNDALRQAKQEGMEYRHQIQSYTCEIDSLKGTNESLLRQMRDMEDRMGREASGFQDTITRLEEEIAKMKDDMARHLKEYQELLNVKMALDIEIATYRKLLEGEESRITMPMQSAYSSIGFRETSPESSHQRSSEVHSKKTVLIKTIETRDGEVVSESTQHQQDIM from the exons ATGAGCAAGTCCTACTCCTCCTCAGCCCAGACGGCCTCCTCATACCGCCGCACCTTCGGCTCTGGTATAGGTTCAACCCCAATGtcttccctcttctcctcctccttagGAGGAGGCCGCAGCGCTTCTAGCCACATGTCCAGCAGAGTCTATGAGGTCAAGAGCTCCAGCATCCCCTCCTACTCCGGCTTTAGGGTGTCCTCTGGTGCTGGGGGAGCAGGGTTCGGCTCCTCTACGGCCCTGCGCTCCTACGGCGGTGAAAAGCTTGACTTTAACCTTGCAGATGCCATGAACCAGGACTTCCTCAACACCAGGACCAACGAGAAGGCCGAGCTCCAGCACCTCAACGACCGCTTTGCCAGCTACATCGAAAAGGTGCgtttcctggagcagcagaatGCAGCACTGACAGTGGAGATCGAGCAGCTGAGGGGCAGAGAGGGGCCAGGCCGCGTGGCTGAGATGTACGAGGAGGAAATGAGAGACCTGAGGAGGCAGATTGAGGCCATCAGCAACCAGCGTGCCAGAGTGGAGGTGGAGAGAGACAACCTGGCTGATGACCTGCAGAAACTGAAGCTCAG ACTGCAAGAAGAGATCCACCAGAAGGAAGAGGCTGAGAACAACCTGTCTGCTTTCAGAGCT GATGTTGACAATGCCACATTGGCCAGGCTGGACCTGGAGAGGCGCATTGAGAGTCTGCAAGAGGAGATTGCCTTCCTCAAGAAGATCCACGAAGAG GAGATCCGTGAGCTGCAGAGCCAAATGCAGGACACACAGGTCCAGATCCAGATGGACATGTCTAAACCTGACTTGACTGCTGCTCTGAGGGATATACGCATGCAGTATGAGGCCATCGCTGCCAAGAACATTGCAGAGGCCGAGGACTGGTACAAGTCTAAG GTGTCTGATCTGAACCAGGCCGTGACTAAGAACAATGATGCCCTGCGCCAGGCCAAGCAGGAGGGCATGGAGTACAGGCACCAGATCCAGTCCTACACCTGTGAGATTGACTCACTCAAAGGCACT AATGAGTCTCTGCTGCGACAGATGAGAGACATGGAGGACCGCATGGGCCGTGAAGCTTCTGGCTTCCAGGACACAATTACAAGGCTGGAAGAAGAGATTGCCAAGATGAAG GATGACATGGCCCGCCACCTGAAGGAATACCAGGAACTGCTTAATGTGAAGATGGCCCTTGACATTGAAATTGCCACCTACCGCAAGCTgctggagggagaggagagcag GATCACTATGCCTATGCAGTCTGCCTACTCCTCCATTGGTTTCAGAG AGACCAGCCCTGAGTCCTCACACCAGCGTTCATCAGAGGTTCACTCCAAGAAGACCGTTCTCATCAAGACCATCGAGACTCGCGATGGAGAG GTTGTCAGTGAGTCCACACAGCACCAGCAAGACATCATGTAA